In Candidatus Eisenbacteria bacterium, a single window of DNA contains:
- a CDS encoding 2,3,4,5-tetrahydropyridine-2,6-dicarboxylate N-succinyltransferase gives MKREDLIAAIARAFAEPEFAETPPAREAVARAIDMLDRGEARVAEPGPDGWIVNAWVRMAVLLYFRQTPAQTLLAGPFEYRDKVPVKRGLEAQGIRLVPPGMIRYGAFLE, from the coding sequence GTGAAGCGAGAAGATCTCATCGCCGCAATCGCCCGCGCCTTCGCGGAGCCCGAGTTCGCCGAGACGCCCCCGGCGCGAGAGGCCGTGGCGCGTGCGATCGACATGCTCGATCGGGGAGAGGCGCGCGTCGCCGAGCCCGGGCCCGACGGCTGGATCGTCAATGCCTGGGTCCGCATGGCCGTGCTCCTCTACTTCAGGCAGACCCCCGCGCAGACTCTGCTGGCGGGGCCGTTTGAGTATCGGGACAAGGTCCCCGTCAAGCGCGGCCTCGAGGCGCAGGGGATCCGCCTGGTGCCGCCCGGGATGATCCGCTACGGAGCCTTCCTCGAG
- a CDS encoding aminotransferase class I/II-fold pyridoxal phosphate-dependent enzyme has translation MGDPQERTPALVRQALLGGLPERAGYPPAAGTPVLRRAIAGWIRRRFDADLDPELHVLPSNGSKEAIYLLHQALIDARGDRRVVLIPDPAYPVYEIGTRFAGGVAERYPLRVEDGFVPDLDAIPRETLERTALLWLNYPHNPTGAVAPLDLYRKALRLAKEHGFWVASDEAYSELWFDAPPASALQAGVEGLVVLNTLSKRSAMTGYRSGFIAGDPDLISMLRTVRPSQGVATPLFIQSAAAAAWGDESHVAEQRDLYRAKREVLLSVLARKGLRVAGGAATFYLWARVPAGLTSESFASRMLEHGLVLTPGNYFGAGGEGYVRMALVPTLELCLEAAAILERVL, from the coding sequence ATGGGGGATCCCCAGGAGCGCACGCCCGCCCTGGTCCGTCAGGCGCTCCTCGGCGGGCTTCCCGAGCGCGCGGGGTATCCGCCCGCGGCGGGGACGCCCGTCCTGCGGCGCGCCATCGCAGGATGGATACGCCGGCGCTTCGATGCGGATCTCGACCCCGAACTCCATGTCCTGCCCTCGAACGGCTCCAAGGAGGCGATCTATCTCCTGCACCAGGCGCTCATCGACGCCCGGGGCGACCGCCGGGTCGTCTTGATCCCGGATCCCGCATACCCCGTCTACGAGATCGGGACGCGGTTCGCGGGAGGGGTCGCGGAGCGCTATCCCTTGAGGGTGGAGGACGGCTTCGTCCCGGATCTGGACGCGATCCCGCGGGAGACGCTCGAGCGGACGGCGCTTCTCTGGCTCAACTATCCGCACAACCCGACCGGTGCCGTCGCCCCCCTCGATCTCTACCGCAAGGCCCTGCGTCTCGCCAAGGAGCACGGCTTCTGGGTCGCCAGCGACGAGGCCTACAGCGAGCTCTGGTTCGATGCCCCGCCCGCCTCCGCCCTTCAGGCCGGCGTGGAGGGGCTCGTCGTCCTCAACACGCTCTCCAAGCGCTCGGCGATGACCGGATATCGGAGCGGTTTCATCGCGGGAGATCCCGATCTGATCTCGATGCTGCGCACCGTGCGGCCGAGCCAGGGAGTCGCGACGCCGCTCTTCATCCAGTCGGCCGCCGCGGCCGCATGGGGGGACGAGTCGCACGTGGCCGAGCAGCGCGACCTCTACCGGGCCAAGAGGGAAGTCCTCCTGTCTGTCCTGGCCCGCAAGGGGCTCCGCGTCGCCGGCGGCGCGGCGACCTTCTATCTGTGGGCGCGGGTTCCCGCGGGGCTGACATCGGAGTCGTTCGCATCGAGGATGCTCGAGCACGGCCTCGTTCTCACTCCCGGGAACTACTTCGGCGCCGGCGGCGAAGGATATGTCCGGATGGCGCTCGTGCCTACGCTCGAGCTCTGTCTCGAGGCCGCGGCCATTCTCGAGAGGGTCTTGTGA